In a genomic window of Platichthys flesus chromosome 24, fPlaFle2.1, whole genome shotgun sequence:
- the arsj gene encoding arylsulfatase J, giving the protein MLLLWVPVSLVLGFIISQTWSVQMSWENWDSELRNRGNEFEKPSSQPHIVFILVDDQGFRDVGYHGSEIKTPTLDRLAAEGVKLENYYVQPLCSPSRSQLMTGRYQIHTGLQHSIIRPTQPNCLPLDNVTLPQKLKEAGYSTHMVGKWHLGFYKRGCMPTQRGFDSFFGSLLGSGDYYSHYKCEGPGMCGYDLYEGEEAAWEQDRGMYSTVMFTRKAISILANHNPRSQPLFLYLAFQAVHSPLQVPARYLERYKGIPNPHRRKYAAMVSCLDEAIHNLTLALKRYGYYDNTVIVYSSDNGGQPLAGGSNWPLRGSKATYWEGGIRAVGFVHSPLLVNKGTKCRSLVHITDWFPTLVTLGEGTIDEDLNLDGYDVWEAISEGRPSPRQDILHNIDPIYIKAKNGSWKAGYGLWNTAVQAALRVGHWKLLTGVPGYSDWVPPQTFSNQRLTNRWHNERVRWDRGKSIWLFNITADPYERVDLSQRYPHIVKKMLMRLAHYNKTAVAVRYPSKDLRSNPQYNGGVWGPWYKEERDKQEEDERDNHLFNNHLGKRRWKKKSNRKLKRKVEE; this is encoded by the exons ATGCTCCTCCTGTGGGTCCCGGTGAGCTTGGTCCTCGGCTTCATCATCTCCCAGACGTGGAGCGTGCAGATGTCCTGGGAGAACTGGGACTCCGAGCTGCGCAACCGGGGCAACGAGTTCGAGAAGCCGAGCTCGCAGCCGCACATCGTGTTCATCCTGGTGGATGACCAGGGCTTCAGGGATGTTGGGTACCACGGCTCCGAGATCAAAACCCCGACCCTGGACCGACTGGCAGCCGAGGGAGTCAAGCTGGAGAACTACTACGTGCAGCCGCTGTGCAGCCCCTCCAGGAGCCAACTCATGACCGGCAG gtATCAAATCCATACAGGCCTTCAACACTCAATCATCCGACCTACCCAGCCCAACTGCCTGCCCCTGGACAATGTCACCCTGCCCCAGAAGCTCAAGGAAGCAGGATACTCCACTCACATGGTGGGCAAGTGGCACCTGGGCTTCTACAAGCGTGGCTGTATGCCCACCCAGCGAGGCTTCGACTCTTTCTTTGGCTCCCTGCTAGGGAGCGGAGACTACTACAGTCACTATAAATGTGAAGGGCCTGGTATGTGTGGTTATGACCTGTACGAAGGGGAGGAGGCAGCTTGGGAGCAGGACCGTGGCATGTACTCTACTGTGATGTTTACTCGAAAGGCTATCAGTATCCTTGCCAATCATAACCCTCGCAGTCAACCATTGTTTCTCTACTTAGCCTTCCAAGCTGTTCACTCCCCACTGCAGGTTCCTGCCCGCTACCTCGAGCGCTACAAGGGCATTCCAAACCCGCATCGCCGTAAATATGCTGCCATGGTGTCTTGCCTGGACGAAGCCATCCATAACCTCACATTAGCATTAAAACGCTATGGTTATTATGACAATACAGTTATAGTGTACTCCTCAGATAATGGAGGCCAGCCACTAGCTGGTGGAAGCAACTGGCCCCTGAGAGGGAGTAAGGCCACTTACTGGGAGGGGGGAATCAGGGCAGTGGGCTTTGTTCACAGTCCCCTGTTGGTGAACAAAGGGACAAAATGTCGGTCTTTGGTCCATATCACTGACTGGTTCCCCACACTGGTGACCTTGGGTGAAGGGACGATAGATGAAGATCTCAATCTGGATGGGTACGATGTCTGGGAGGCAATAAGTGAAGGGCGGCCGTCGCCTCGACAGGACATTCTTCATAACATCGACCCAATCTACATTAAAGCCAAGAACGGTTCGTGGAAGGCTGGGTATGGCTTATGGAACACCGCTGTCCAGGCTGCACTCCGGGTGGGCCACTGGAAGCTCCTCACGGGTGTTCCGGGTTACAGTGACTGGGTACCCCCCCAAACATTCTCCAACCAGCGGCTAACAAATCGCTGGCATAATGAGCGTGTCCGTTGGGACCGAGGTAAATCCATCTGGCTTTTCAACATCACGGCCGACCCTTACGAGAGGGTGGACTTGTCTCAGCGCTACCCACACATAGTGAAAAAGATGCTAATGCGTTTAGCACATTACAACAAGACGGCAGTAGCAGTGCGCTACCCATCCAAAGACCTGCGTTCTAACCCCCAGTACAATGGGGGCGTATGGGGACCCTGGTACAAAGAAGAGAGGgacaagcaggaggaggatgagagagacAATCATTTGTTTAACAACCATCTTGGAAAAAGAAGGTGGAAAAAGAAGTCAAACAGAAAGCTGAAAAGGAAGGTAGAAGAATAG